A genomic window from candidate division Zixibacteria bacterium HGW-Zixibacteria-1 includes:
- the gltA gene encoding glutamate synthase (NADPH), homotetrameric, with the protein MTEPKKKKIDLNRREMPKQSPEIRKFNFGEVALGYPIDTAVQEAERCLQCKKPLCIGKCPVEIDIPGFIKCIAAHDFGGGIRILKEKNLLPAVCGRVCPQEEQCESVCVLVKKHGQIAIGRLERFLADWEASQGKFEIPDIPAPTGKTVAIVGGGPAGLTVAGDLIKLGHQVTIFEALHKLGGVLTYGIPEFRLPKAIVNREVDYLKKLGVVVITDFVVGKTRTIDSLLREFDTIFVGAGAGLPWFMNIPGENLNGVYSANEYLTRMNLMKGFLFPEYRTPIKEHRRVAVVGGGNVAMDCARTALRLGAETRIIYRRSRQELPARLEEVENAEEEGIVFDFLTLPIRYIGDENGWVKEIEYLKMKLGEPDASGRRSPIPIEGSETILPVDAVVCAIGNSPNPLISKTTPGLVIGKKGNIVADEQTGKTSMDRIWAGGDVATGAATVILAMGAGRKAARSIHDYLCSSG; encoded by the coding sequence ATGACTGAGCCGAAGAAGAAAAAGATCGATTTGAATCGAAGGGAGATGCCGAAGCAATCCCCCGAAATCAGAAAATTCAATTTCGGCGAGGTGGCCCTCGGATATCCGATCGATACCGCGGTGCAGGAAGCGGAACGATGTCTTCAGTGCAAAAAGCCGCTTTGCATAGGGAAATGCCCGGTCGAAATCGATATTCCCGGATTTATCAAGTGCATCGCGGCCCATGATTTCGGCGGCGGCATCAGAATTCTCAAAGAAAAGAATTTGCTTCCTGCCGTATGCGGCCGGGTTTGCCCTCAGGAAGAGCAGTGCGAGTCCGTTTGCGTGCTTGTAAAAAAGCATGGTCAGATAGCGATCGGACGGCTCGAAAGATTCCTGGCTGACTGGGAAGCTTCCCAGGGGAAATTCGAAATCCCCGATATTCCCGCCCCTACCGGCAAGACAGTGGCCATTGTCGGGGGCGGCCCGGCCGGTTTAACCGTAGCCGGCGATCTTATAAAATTAGGTCATCAGGTTACTATTTTTGAAGCTCTTCATAAATTAGGTGGGGTCCTCACTTATGGCATTCCGGAATTTCGACTTCCCAAAGCTATCGTCAATCGTGAAGTCGATTATTTGAAGAAACTTGGCGTCGTTGTAATCACCGATTTTGTTGTCGGGAAAACCAGAACTATTGATAGTCTTCTTCGCGAATTTGACACCATCTTTGTCGGCGCCGGCGCCGGCCTTCCATGGTTTATGAATATTCCCGGCGAAAATCTCAATGGTGTCTACTCGGCCAATGAATACCTGACCAGAATGAATCTGATGAAAGGATTTCTGTTCCCGGAGTACCGGACCCCCATAAAGGAACATCGCCGCGTGGCAGTTGTCGGCGGCGGGAATGTCGCCATGGATTGTGCCCGGACCGCCCTTCGGCTAGGCGCCGAAACCAGGATCATATATAGACGATCCCGACAGGAATTGCCCGCTCGCCTGGAGGAAGTGGAAAATGCTGAAGAGGAAGGCATCGTTTTTGATTTCCTTACTCTGCCGATCCGTTATATCGGAGATGAAAACGGCTGGGTGAAAGAAATCGAATACCTAAAAATGAAACTTGGTGAGCCCGATGCCTCGGGGCGGAGAAGCCCCATTCCCATCGAAGGTTCCGAAACAATTCTTCCCGTTGACGCCGTCGTCTGTGCCATTGGCAATAGCCCCAATCCGCTCATCTCTAAAACCACACCCGGATTGGTCATTGGTAAGAAAGGGAACATTGTGGCCGATGAGCAGACCGGAAAAACCTCGATGGATAGAATCTGGGCCGGAGGTGATGTCGCAACCGGAGCCGCTACGGTCATTTTAGCCATGGGCGCCGGGCGCAAGGCGGCCCGGTCCATTCATGATTACCTGTGTTCTTCCGGTTAA
- a CDS encoding ferredoxin-NADP reductase, whose amino-acid sequence MYKLLENRMIVPNIHLLVLEAPAVAREVKPGQFVILRANEDGERIPLSVADWDREKGTITTAVMTIGGTTGDLAAVRAGTDIPTVVGPLGNPTEIDKFGTVLCVGGCYGIGSIFPIARALKEKGNRVIIVIEARSSYLLYWEDKLKQVSDKLIQITRDGTKGYRGHVGRIFEVMKASQESIDRMIINGCTFLMKRGTDASRPLAVKTIVSLNPIMIDGTGMCGVCRVTVGSNTKFACVDGPDFDGHEVDWKELLQRRKTYLREEVVVLRSSRCEEHALKVKEEKP is encoded by the coding sequence ATGTATAAGCTCCTGGAAAATCGAATGATTGTTCCGAACATTCACCTTTTGGTACTCGAAGCTCCAGCGGTCGCGCGTGAGGTAAAACCAGGGCAGTTTGTAATTCTTCGAGCCAACGAAGACGGCGAAAGAATACCTTTGTCTGTGGCCGACTGGGACAGAGAAAAGGGAACAATAACCACCGCCGTAATGACGATCGGTGGAACGACCGGCGATCTGGCGGCAGTCAGAGCGGGAACAGACATTCCCACTGTGGTCGGGCCGCTTGGCAATCCAACGGAAATCGATAAATTCGGTACGGTCCTGTGTGTCGGCGGGTGCTATGGCATCGGCAGCATTTTTCCCATTGCCCGTGCGCTAAAGGAAAAAGGCAACCGGGTCATCATCGTCATCGAGGCCCGGAGTTCCTATCTATTATACTGGGAAGATAAACTCAAGCAGGTTTCGGACAAATTGATTCAAATCACCCGCGATGGAACCAAAGGGTACCGCGGGCATGTCGGTAGAATCTTTGAAGTCATGAAAGCTTCCCAGGAGAGTATCGACCGGATGATAATTAACGGCTGTACGTTCCTGATGAAGAGAGGAACCGATGCCAGCCGGCCATTGGCCGTTAAAACCATCGTGAGCCTGAATCCCATCATGATAGACGGTACGGGGATGTGCGGCGTTTGCCGGGTGACAGTCGGCTCGAATACAAAATTCGCCTGTGTTGACGGACCTGATTTTGACGGACATGAGGTCGATTGGAAGGAATTATTGCAGCGCCGAAAAACTTACTTAAGAGAAGAAGTCGTTGTATTAAGATCAAGTCGTTGCGAAGAACATGCTCTTAAAGTCAAGGAAGAAAAGCCATGA